A genome region from Pseudomonas antarctica includes the following:
- a CDS encoding ribosome modulation factor, translating to MDKRKDNNPHRTAEAKGALDAENRRPLSECPYKAPQFRNSWLRGYQKAQQLDFFEGNNG from the coding sequence ATGGATAAGCGCAAAGACAATAATCCTCACCGCACAGCAGAAGCCAAAGGCGCGCTGGATGCGGAGAACCGGCGTCCATTATCAGAATGCCCCTACAAAGCCCCTCAGTTCAGAAACTCATGGCTCAGGGGATACCAGAAGGCCCAACAACTCGACTTTTTTGAAGGGAACAACGGATGA
- a CDS encoding DUF3560 domain-containing protein encodes MQRTFSGQSTYVLRRRALSEARFTTQAETDMNHTTQQHQNPAQASSKARVNGEQPTRKDQMQQQALENAVTGQSVANFQAIFEGFEAMGIPADAIKPRVNVFTFNAWKALGRSVKRGEHGVKIVTVIPCTKKDPATGEDVPVKKIKTTTVFHISQTQALDDEPTDKASDPLPTPSAPVIEDASRPAPAVESAEARPLNAYELKLEARRERYEDLAASASQASDATYRKARDMASVIPFGQPILVGHHSERRDRNYRGKIHTTFGKSFALQDKANHYARKAETVGAGGISSDDPDAVTKLTDKLAGLERSQVRMKAANKIIRSQQTTEGKILALVALGFSESSAAQVLEKDFAGRVGFPAYALGNNNAVIRSTKQRIEQLMASQQRTTVERKSNGYTYREDTEENRVMFIFDTKPGPEARKQISLIMQAHGFKWSSTRTAWVRKLNSAAVWGAERVAQKLDDLPLV; translated from the coding sequence TTGCAACGCACCTTTTCCGGCCAATCAACCTACGTGCTACGGCGAAGGGCACTCAGCGAAGCAAGGTTCACAACTCAGGCGGAAACCGACATGAATCACACCACACAGCAACATCAAAATCCGGCTCAAGCATCTAGCAAAGCAAGGGTTAACGGCGAACAGCCAACCCGCAAAGACCAGATGCAACAGCAAGCCCTGGAGAACGCCGTTACCGGCCAAAGCGTGGCGAACTTTCAAGCGATCTTTGAAGGGTTTGAGGCCATGGGGATTCCTGCCGATGCGATTAAACCGCGTGTCAACGTGTTCACGTTCAACGCCTGGAAAGCCCTAGGCCGGTCGGTCAAACGAGGTGAACACGGGGTCAAAATCGTGACCGTGATCCCTTGCACCAAAAAAGACCCGGCGACCGGGGAGGACGTGCCGGTCAAAAAAATCAAAACCACAACGGTGTTTCACATCAGCCAAACTCAAGCCCTGGACGACGAGCCAACCGACAAAGCCAGCGACCCCCTCCCTACCCCATCGGCCCCGGTGATCGAGGACGCAAGCCGCCCTGCCCCTGCTGTCGAAAGCGCAGAGGCACGGCCTTTGAATGCCTACGAACTGAAACTAGAGGCCCGCCGTGAGCGTTACGAAGACCTGGCCGCGAGCGCGAGCCAGGCCAGTGACGCCACGTATCGTAAAGCCCGTGATATGGCCTCTGTGATCCCGTTCGGCCAGCCTATTTTGGTCGGCCATCACAGCGAGCGCCGCGACCGCAATTATCGGGGCAAAATTCACACCACGTTCGGCAAGTCCTTTGCGCTTCAAGACAAGGCCAACCACTACGCCCGAAAAGCCGAAACGGTCGGTGCCGGGGGAATTTCGAGCGACGACCCGGACGCCGTGACCAAACTCACCGACAAGCTGGCCGGGTTGGAACGTTCGCAAGTACGCATGAAAGCCGCTAACAAGATCATCCGCAGCCAACAGACGACCGAGGGCAAGATTCTGGCGTTGGTGGCCTTGGGTTTTTCCGAGTCGAGTGCCGCCCAGGTACTGGAAAAAGACTTTGCCGGTCGCGTGGGGTTTCCGGCCTACGCCTTGGGCAATAACAACGCCGTCATACGCAGCACTAAACAACGTATTGAGCAGTTGATGGCCAGCCAACAGCGGACGACCGTTGAGCGCAAAAGCAACGGTTACACCTATCGGGAGGACACCGAAGAAAACCGCGTGATGTTCATTTTTGACACCAAGCCTGGCCCGGAAGCACGCAAACAAATCAGCTTAATCATGCAGGCCCATGGCTTTAAATGGAGCAGTACCCGCACCGCATGGGTTCGCAAGCTGAACAGCGCTGCTGTATGGGGTGCCGAGCGAGTAGCGCAGAAGCTGGACGACCTGCCGCTGGTTTAG
- a CDS encoding H-NS family nucleoid-associated regulatory protein, protein MASNTYDEVMRVLSNVRSIRAFVRENDYELLLEAHEKLGVALEERKEEYAAEKVEREAREVKRQELLALIESEGFDIGQLLGNESPTGKRKSANKPQSKRAPKYKFTEDGETKYWSGVGRKPKPIAQAIENGGSLADFLIADDQQRLDV, encoded by the coding sequence ATGGCTAGTAACACCTACGACGAAGTTATGCGCGTTCTGTCTAACGTGCGTAGCATCCGTGCGTTTGTCCGCGAAAATGATTATGAGCTGTTGCTGGAAGCGCACGAAAAATTAGGTGTAGCGCTTGAGGAACGTAAAGAAGAATACGCCGCTGAAAAGGTTGAACGCGAGGCACGCGAGGTTAAGCGCCAAGAGTTGCTGGCTCTGATTGAAAGCGAAGGGTTCGACATTGGCCAATTGCTTGGGAATGAATCTCCCACCGGCAAAAGAAAGTCTGCTAACAAGCCTCAAAGTAAGCGGGCACCTAAATATAAATTTACCGAAGATGGCGAAACTAAGTATTGGTCGGGTGTCGGCAGAAAGCCAAAGCCTATCGCGCAGGCCATTGAAAATGGCGGCTCCCTGGCGGATTTTTTGATTGCTGACGATCAGCAACGGCTCGACGTTTAA
- a CDS encoding type IA DNA topoisomerase, whose protein sequence is MKLYIAEKPAVALDIANALTDGKHSKKNGYFECGEDKVTWCIGHLLKSIEPETYNPSYKQWKQQDLPLNLFPLQYEVIPNKADHTKIVLNLIKEADEIVHGGDPDDEGQLLVDELILFAGYTKSVKRVFISDNTPNAVKKSLANLKNNQDFFGVYEKTYARTAGDLLYGLSMSRAYTIAAQAKGYQGVLSVGRVQTPILGLIVRRWLANQAHTSSFFYTLDGTFTLGGNTFTARLKPSEDLSRDDKGRVIDKVAIGLVGDRCKGQAATVRDCSVKEKETTPPLPFNLIKLQQHMNKRFGLTAAQTLEITQGLREKYKAITYNRSDCNYLSDEQFADAPNILAALKEKPEFMHVAIEPGIKSKAFDDSKISAHTAIIPTINVPDISALSDLEAKVYQAIARQYLVQFMRNKKYLEATGAVDVAGEVFTYKAKTTVDPGFETLLKGSSKEDKEEENDESGDEDEAGTAFESVSELKAGDSGSCRETSVAEKKTTPPKLFTEATLLAALVRIADFVSDPVIKQLLKDKDRDNEAEHGGIGTSATRSAIIETLKTRNFIVMDKKNIIPTETGIAFFNALPDIATQPDMTALWSEQQTLIEQGSLSVDEFISKLMAFLTEQVSQVDVGEIKGEHKPREGGLPRLESPCPNCGKEIVISAKTYACTGCTFKVWATIADKKITASQVETLIKKGKTAEIKGFVSKKSGKTFAAMLVLQDKTTGNVSFEFSPKK, encoded by the coding sequence ATGAAACTGTATATCGCTGAAAAACCCGCTGTCGCCCTGGACATTGCCAACGCTCTGACAGATGGAAAGCATTCAAAAAAGAACGGCTACTTTGAGTGCGGAGAAGACAAAGTAACGTGGTGCATTGGTCACTTGCTAAAATCTATCGAGCCGGAGACTTACAACCCGAGCTATAAACAATGGAAACAACAAGATTTGCCGTTGAATTTGTTTCCATTGCAGTATGAAGTCATACCCAACAAAGCAGATCACACTAAAATCGTGCTTAATTTGATTAAGGAAGCGGACGAAATTGTACATGGCGGCGACCCTGATGATGAAGGGCAACTGCTGGTCGATGAGTTGATCTTGTTTGCGGGTTATACAAAATCCGTGAAGCGAGTGTTTATCAGCGATAACACTCCGAACGCTGTCAAAAAATCCTTAGCCAACCTTAAAAACAACCAAGACTTTTTTGGCGTCTACGAAAAGACCTACGCCCGTACTGCCGGGGATCTGCTGTATGGCTTGAGCATGTCCCGTGCGTACACCATCGCAGCTCAAGCCAAAGGCTATCAGGGCGTATTGAGTGTGGGCCGTGTGCAAACGCCTATCCTTGGCTTGATCGTCCGACGCTGGCTGGCTAATCAAGCGCATACGTCCTCATTTTTCTACACCCTGGACGGCACGTTTACGCTGGGTGGCAACACCTTCACGGCACGCCTCAAGCCCTCAGAAGACCTATCGAGGGATGACAAGGGCCGAGTAATTGATAAGGTCGCTATTGGTCTTGTCGGTGATCGCTGCAAGGGCCAGGCGGCAACGGTGCGCGATTGCAGCGTTAAAGAGAAAGAGACCACGCCTCCCCTGCCGTTCAACTTGATCAAGCTGCAACAGCACATGAACAAACGGTTTGGCCTGACCGCCGCGCAAACGCTAGAGATCACGCAAGGGCTGCGCGAAAAGTACAAGGCCATCACTTACAACCGTTCCGATTGCAATTATCTGTCTGATGAACAGTTTGCCGACGCGCCTAACATCCTGGCCGCGCTCAAAGAAAAGCCTGAGTTCATGCACGTGGCCATCGAGCCGGGTATCAAAAGCAAAGCGTTCGATGACAGTAAAATTTCAGCGCACACGGCTATCATTCCGACGATCAACGTACCTGATATTTCCGCTTTGTCTGACCTTGAGGCCAAGGTCTATCAGGCCATTGCGCGTCAGTACCTGGTGCAGTTCATGCGCAACAAAAAGTACCTTGAGGCCACCGGCGCCGTTGACGTGGCAGGCGAGGTATTTACCTACAAAGCCAAGACAACGGTTGATCCAGGCTTTGAGACATTGCTCAAGGGATCGAGCAAAGAGGACAAAGAAGAAGAAAACGACGAGTCCGGGGATGAAGACGAGGCAGGCACTGCCTTTGAATCCGTCAGCGAGCTTAAAGCCGGGGATTCGGGTTCATGCCGTGAAACGAGCGTGGCCGAGAAGAAAACCACCCCGCCGAAGCTATTTACCGAAGCCACCTTGCTTGCCGCCCTGGTGCGCATTGCTGATTTTGTCAGCGATCCGGTGATTAAGCAGTTGCTCAAAGATAAGGATCGCGACAACGAGGCTGAACACGGCGGGATTGGCACGTCTGCGACACGTTCAGCCATCATTGAAACGCTTAAAACACGTAATTTTATCGTCATGGACAAGAAAAACATCATCCCCACGGAAACGGGGATTGCCTTCTTCAACGCCCTCCCGGACATTGCCACACAGCCCGACATGACGGCGCTCTGGTCTGAACAGCAAACGCTGATCGAACAAGGTTCGTTAAGCGTTGATGAGTTCATTTCAAAACTGATGGCCTTTTTGACCGAACAGGTCAGCCAGGTCGATGTCGGAGAGATTAAAGGCGAACACAAGCCCCGTGAAGGTGGTTTGCCCCGTCTTGAGTCGCCCTGCCCCAACTGCGGCAAGGAAATTGTTATCAGCGCGAAGACATACGCCTGTACTGGTTGCACCTTTAAAGTATGGGCTACCATTGCCGATAAGAAGATCACGGCCAGCCAGGTCGAAACGCTGATAAAGAAGGGCAAGACGGCTGAAATCAAAGGGTTCGTCAGTAAAAAGTCAGGAAAGACCTTTGCCGCAATGCTTGTTTTGCAGGATAAGACCACCGGGAATGTCAGCTTTGAATTCTCGCCAAAAAAATAG
- a CDS encoding Hha/YmoA family nucleoid-associated regulatory protein, producing MVSQLLKTVSAEESLAVLAAADHRNVEISTGRSFDKIPPYLWRQIE from the coding sequence ATGGTTTCCCAATTGCTTAAAACAGTAAGCGCCGAGGAATCACTAGCGGTGCTAGCTGCTGCCGACCATCGCAATGTCGAAATATCAACAGGTCGCTCGTTCGATAAAATCCCGCCCTATTTGTGGCGACAAATCGAATAA
- a CDS encoding TrbM/KikA/MpfK family conjugal transfer protein: MNSLKRTTAALAMALCAGLATNAQAGDTDACTVTLCMFGKLTGNSGGSECSSAEKKFFSIEVKKRGKFKPGPTFDARKEFLGECSGSDPAYSDKIMDKFGKVRG, encoded by the coding sequence ATGAATAGCTTAAAAAGGACTACAGCCGCGCTCGCTATGGCTCTCTGTGCGGGGTTAGCCACCAACGCACAGGCGGGCGACACGGACGCCTGCACAGTCACGCTGTGCATGTTCGGCAAGTTGACGGGCAATAGCGGTGGCTCTGAATGCTCGTCTGCCGAAAAGAAATTTTTCAGCATCGAGGTCAAGAAGCGCGGCAAGTTCAAGCCTGGGCCGACGTTTGACGCTCGCAAGGAGTTCTTGGGCGAGTGTAGCGGCTCTGACCCGGCCTACTCTGATAAGATCATGGACAAATTCGGTAAGGTCCGGGGCTAG
- a CDS encoding cag pathogenicity island Cag12 family protein: MKKIAFSVSTVVALALSGCSSPPQPAAVDFDQKPEVVNTSLPRLVMTNEVIKSEQSNGPWSLTLADFQGDQRSYNTDFYYALAHADLIELDTSNLGDAERTRQWLLEHGATAPIQANHKAKPVQPISRTWKHETTGSSFTYRATALCVDCENVAITLHKYAEVEK, translated from the coding sequence ATGAAAAAAATAGCGTTTAGTGTTTCAACTGTAGTCGCATTGGCATTGTCGGGCTGTTCTTCACCCCCTCAACCCGCCGCCGTGGATTTTGATCAAAAACCAGAAGTTGTTAATACCAGCCTGCCCCGCCTGGTCATGACGAATGAGGTAATTAAATCCGAACAGTCTAACGGCCCCTGGAGTTTGACCCTGGCCGACTTCCAGGGCGACCAGCGTTCATACAACACGGATTTTTATTACGCTTTGGCCCATGCGGACCTGATCGAGCTGGACACTTCCAACCTGGGGGACGCAGAACGCACCCGTCAATGGCTGCTAGAGCATGGCGCGACAGCACCGATTCAGGCTAACCACAAGGCAAAACCGGTGCAGCCGATTAGCAGAACGTGGAAGCATGAAACCACCGGCTCAAGCTTTACCTACCGCGCCACAGCGCTCTGTGTTGACTGTGAAAACGTTGCGATCACCCTTCACAAGTATGCCGAGGTAGAAAAATGA
- a CDS encoding type IV secretory system conjugative DNA transfer family protein, translating to MKLFNKKQSFFLLLVCIGLSTLIASVLVYWLNGVPPLKIVKLWNYSKLWQAIFSSTSNTEIILSAFVALGIGFIVSLVLPVLALVKLNSEPKQTLHGDARFATDSDIRQSKSVTWGDESGKGIVIGKYKGKLLRYVQPDFVSLGAGTRAGKGAAVVIPNAMEWRGSMILLDLKQECYNITSKYRQQVLGNEVFLFNPFSEKSHGMNPLFYIDLSDNEGLSDLLGIAEIFYNTGSTTGAEKHFNNSAQSLFVAYVSALWYFITYQPGQLRTFHIKPVYSVGTALDLYYQVTVEEIIEALAEALTEAPSPTLCPESIVHVVQGAHDKLKSFSLLGDDVKGSVTGTFEKELRLFTLPNVRKATDKNCFDFKQVRRKKMTIYLGVTPKDVEIAPVILNLFFNCAIKTNLSENPDFDSTLKINTLLLMDEFPSIGKINYVKNSAGYIAGYKLQLLTIYQTESQKNEIYGLEGNKVLSANHSCKINYSIGAQVDAEILERELGNTTPKSKSKSKSTANAKVSRGESEADAKRPLMYAQELKLLPDTDEVILLKGEHPIYCKKAYYFNDDFFMDKLIALSPTFQSVKSKLGKGEFPTKDDLALVLERQELEAIVNF from the coding sequence ATGAAATTATTTAACAAAAAACAATCCTTTTTTTTGCTGCTGGTTTGTATCGGCCTTAGCACGTTGATTGCGAGCGTTTTAGTCTATTGGCTAAACGGTGTGCCACCGCTCAAGATTGTTAAGTTATGGAATTATAGCAAGCTGTGGCAGGCTATTTTTTCAAGCACCTCCAATACAGAAATCATCTTGAGTGCCTTTGTTGCCCTAGGCATTGGTTTTATCGTGTCCCTGGTACTGCCAGTGCTTGCCCTGGTGAAGCTCAACAGTGAGCCAAAGCAAACACTACATGGAGACGCCCGTTTCGCTACAGACAGCGACATACGCCAGTCAAAGTCCGTGACCTGGGGTGATGAAAGCGGGAAAGGTATTGTTATCGGCAAGTACAAAGGAAAGCTTCTGCGTTACGTGCAGCCCGACTTTGTTTCACTTGGCGCGGGTACGCGGGCGGGTAAAGGCGCCGCTGTAGTGATTCCAAACGCTATGGAATGGCGAGGCTCGATGATCCTTCTGGATCTAAAACAAGAGTGCTACAACATCACCAGCAAGTACCGCCAACAGGTGTTGGGCAATGAGGTATTTCTATTCAACCCATTCTCCGAAAAATCGCACGGCATGAACCCCCTTTTCTACATCGATTTAAGCGACAACGAGGGTTTGTCCGATCTGCTGGGCATTGCCGAAATTTTCTACAACACCGGCAGCACGACCGGCGCCGAAAAGCACTTCAACAACTCGGCGCAAAGCTTGTTCGTCGCGTACGTGTCGGCCCTATGGTATTTCATCACCTACCAGCCAGGACAGTTGCGCACCTTCCACATCAAGCCCGTATATTCCGTTGGTACGGCGCTCGATCTTTATTATCAGGTCACCGTCGAAGAAATTATTGAAGCTTTGGCAGAAGCGCTGACAGAAGCTCCCTCTCCTACGCTCTGTCCTGAGTCCATTGTGCATGTCGTCCAAGGCGCACACGACAAGCTCAAAAGCTTTTCCCTGCTGGGCGATGATGTGAAAGGCAGCGTAACGGGTACGTTCGAAAAAGAGCTGCGACTTTTCACCCTGCCAAACGTGCGCAAAGCCACCGACAAAAATTGCTTTGACTTCAAACAAGTTCGTCGTAAAAAAATGACAATCTACTTGGGGGTAACACCGAAAGACGTAGAAATTGCGCCCGTAATACTGAATCTGTTCTTTAACTGCGCGATCAAAACAAATCTGAGTGAAAACCCTGACTTTGATTCGACGTTGAAAATTAATACATTGTTGTTGATGGATGAATTCCCGTCCATTGGTAAAATCAACTACGTTAAAAACTCGGCGGGTTACATTGCGGGCTACAAACTGCAATTGTTGACCATCTATCAAACTGAGTCGCAGAAAAACGAAATTTACGGTCTTGAGGGCAACAAGGTTTTGAGTGCCAACCACTCTTGCAAAATAAACTACTCTATCGGCGCACAAGTTGACGCGGAAATTCTTGAAAGGGAGCTTGGCAACACTACACCAAAAAGTAAGTCAAAGAGTAAAAGTACCGCCAATGCCAAAGTCTCTCGCGGAGAGTCAGAAGCTGACGCAAAAAGACCACTCATGTACGCACAGGAACTAAAGTTATTACCTGACACAGACGAAGTTATTTTGCTTAAGGGCGAGCACCCCATTTATTGCAAAAAGGCCTATTACTTCAATGACGATTTTTTTATGGACAAATTGATAGCGCTTTCACCTACCTTCCAGTCCGTAAAATCAAAACTCGGCAAAGGCGAATTCCCAACAAAAGACGACTTAGCACTGGTATTAGAGCGACAAGAGTTAGAAGCCATTGTTAATTTTTGA
- the virB11 gene encoding P-type DNA transfer ATPase VirB11, giving the protein MPLAVNSASAVTNRSLDFYKTGMFGDYLGTSGLTEMAVNRPGGVFLKINGVWSFAENPKITLAACERFGKTLANYNDDHIDETKPLLSATLESGERVQAVRYPACERGTYSITIRVPTDRQIPHQKYIDGGFYSEVALEKKQSVDELRLLNLYKHRRIAEFMELAVRMGKTIVFAGATGSGKTTYMKTLLAFVPLKVRIITIEDTPEIKFWTHKNYVHLFYPSEASNTPGAIVTSASLLKSCFRMNPDRIFLAEVRGGETWDFYKVVGSGHGGSMTSLHSGSVEEAIDGLIERCYQNAECQMLPYAVLRRKILNSTDIICHVDVSGDVRRMGEIYFKPVDQQRYMNL; this is encoded by the coding sequence ATGCCTTTAGCTGTTAACAGTGCTAGCGCGGTGACTAACCGCTCTCTAGATTTTTACAAAACTGGAATGTTTGGTGACTATTTAGGTACGTCTGGCCTTACCGAAATGGCAGTAAATCGCCCTGGCGGTGTGTTTCTAAAAATTAATGGCGTATGGAGTTTTGCTGAAAACCCAAAAATCACACTGGCGGCGTGCGAGCGGTTTGGCAAGACGCTGGCTAACTACAACGATGACCATATCGACGAAACCAAGCCGTTGCTGTCGGCTACGCTGGAATCGGGTGAGCGCGTCCAGGCAGTACGTTATCCAGCCTGCGAGCGGGGTACGTACTCGATCACGATCCGGGTTCCAACGGATCGGCAGATACCACATCAAAAATACATTGATGGTGGGTTTTACAGCGAAGTCGCCCTGGAGAAGAAACAAAGCGTGGATGAGCTGCGTTTGCTCAATCTGTACAAGCACAGGCGCATTGCCGAGTTCATGGAACTGGCGGTGCGGATGGGTAAAACCATTGTATTTGCCGGTGCGACTGGGTCTGGCAAAACCACCTACATGAAAACTTTACTCGCGTTTGTGCCGCTTAAAGTTCGGATTATTACCATCGAGGACACCCCGGAAATTAAGTTCTGGACGCATAAGAATTATGTCCACCTGTTTTATCCCTCTGAGGCGAGTAATACGCCTGGGGCTATTGTGACCTCCGCCAGTTTGTTGAAGTCGTGCTTTCGAATGAATCCAGACCGTATTTTTCTGGCCGAGGTGCGTGGCGGTGAAACGTGGGACTTTTATAAAGTCGTCGGGTCCGGCCATGGCGGCAGTATGACTTCGTTGCATTCGGGGTCTGTCGAAGAAGCCATAGACGGACTTATTGAACGCTGCTACCAAAACGCTGAATGCCAGATGCTGCCCTATGCAGTGCTTAGACGAAAAATCCTGAACAGCACCGACATTATTTGTCATGTGGACGTATCGGGGGATGTGCGTCGTATGGGTGAAATTTATTTCAAACCGGTCGATCAGCAACGCTACATGAACCTTTAA
- the virB10 gene encoding VirB10/TraB/TrbI family type IV secretion system protein, producing MTNQIDDNSEVEQPASVVQGSPEPEINKHDHKRRSPLIYKILGALVVLVVLGYVGIKLYGMYQDVAGDDTPVSKAPESGVTSSKRRVDLGQNTQFFEKESVAPATGDTGNPASDSSPKPLVAELGFKKYLSIPVQDGSGSTSASTGSQSSGASEPGSEAVSPSSGAQAGTGANAVTGMKVESIAMDPNLYIEENTYIPCTLQTRFVSDVAGRISCTISEDVYSANSHVKLIEKGTKAFGVYRTGTLKQGQGRMFVVWTQLRTRDFKKITLVDTQVVGQLGESGIDGWVDEHFWDRFKGALLLSTVQDVATAFAKRSGNQSQDSDYTQNTREGMAQMSNTALENSINIPPTMYKNQGDIIGILVGEDIDFSGVYAVRLKK from the coding sequence ATGACAAACCAAATTGATGACAACAGTGAGGTGGAACAACCCGCAAGTGTTGTCCAGGGCTCACCGGAACCTGAAATCAATAAGCATGATCACAAAAGACGGTCGCCGTTGATTTATAAAATCCTCGGCGCGTTAGTGGTGCTAGTGGTTTTGGGGTATGTGGGAATTAAGTTGTACGGGATGTACCAAGACGTGGCCGGTGACGATACCCCCGTCAGCAAAGCACCTGAAAGCGGTGTGACGTCCTCAAAGCGTCGTGTAGACCTGGGCCAGAACACTCAGTTTTTTGAGAAAGAGTCCGTAGCACCTGCTACTGGCGACACCGGCAATCCTGCTTCTGACAGCTCCCCAAAGCCGCTTGTGGCGGAACTGGGGTTCAAAAAGTATCTCTCTATTCCCGTGCAAGATGGCAGCGGCTCTACAAGCGCGTCTACGGGCAGCCAATCAAGCGGCGCATCAGAGCCGGGAAGCGAAGCCGTTAGCCCTAGCAGTGGCGCTCAAGCAGGCACAGGGGCTAATGCCGTGACAGGCATGAAGGTCGAATCTATTGCCATGGACCCTAACCTCTACATCGAGGAGAACACCTATATCCCCTGCACGCTACAAACTCGGTTTGTCTCTGACGTGGCAGGGCGGATTTCCTGCACCATTTCCGAGGACGTTTACAGCGCAAACAGCCACGTTAAGTTGATCGAGAAGGGCACAAAAGCCTTTGGTGTGTACCGAACCGGCACCCTCAAGCAAGGACAGGGGCGCATGTTTGTGGTCTGGACCCAGTTGCGTACACGCGACTTTAAAAAAATCACACTGGTTGATACTCAAGTTGTCGGGCAACTGGGTGAGTCCGGCATTGATGGCTGGGTGGATGAACATTTTTGGGACCGCTTCAAAGGCGCCTTGTTGCTTAGTACGGTTCAGGACGTAGCTACAGCGTTCGCGAAAAGATCAGGGAATCAAAGCCAGGACTCCGATTACACGCAAAACACTCGTGAAGGCATGGCCCAAATGTCTAATACCGCTCTGGAAAACTCAATCAACATTCCACCAACCATGTACAAAAATCAGGGTGACATTATTGGAATTCTGGTGGGTGAAGATATTGATTTTTCTGGTGTCTACGCTGTGAGGCTTAAAAAGTGA